Proteins co-encoded in one Chloroflexota bacterium genomic window:
- a CDS encoding type I restriction-modification system subunit M N-terminal domain-containing protein, with product MNNFQEKANLIWNIADLLRGDYKPRDYVDVILPMTVFRRLDQAMEEKRQAVGDDHKRYRGELKNLDGFLQQRYGRVYNTSPYDWRKLMEAPDDIAQNLVTYLNGFSPDVQDIIEKFDFRRQINRLQTARLIHPILQEFTQVDLHPDRVSNREMGLIFENLIRRFSEQYNETAGEHFTPREVIRLMVHLLFAEQRQRLDAKLREQMRIEIRQLQHRLGTTSVYVTHDQAEAMSISDRIVIMNHGRIEQIGPPLEIYSRPRNRFVADFIGKVNFLSAQVSGPGRVRLAGQELAVDDLPELAVGSDTVLTIRPEAIGLSKSDGQLAGEIVWATFLGGIVEYSISVQALGEITVHQENPAVRGLHEIGETVRLEFSSQALHALPEG from the coding sequence ATGAACAACTTCCAAGAAAAAGCCAACCTTATCTGGAACATAGCTGACCTGTTGCGCGGTGATTACAAACCCCGCGATTATGTGGATGTGATTCTGCCCATGACAGTTTTTCGACGCCTGGATCAGGCCATGGAGGAAAAACGACAAGCGGTGGGGGATGATCACAAGCGCTATCGTGGCGAATTGAAGAATCTCGACGGCTTTCTACAGCAGCGTTATGGCCGGGTCTACAACACATCGCCCTACGACTGGCGCAAGCTGATGGAAGCGCCCGACGACATCGCCCAGAACCTGGTCACCTACTTGAACGGCTTCAGCCCCGATGTGCAGGACATCATCGAGAAATTCGATTTCCGACGCCAGATCAACCGTTTGCAAACCGCCCGCCTGATTCACCCTATCCTGCAGGAATTCACCCAGGTGGATTTACATCCTGATCGGGTCAGCAACCGGGAGATGGGACTGATATTCGAGAATCTGATCCGCCGTTTTAGCGAGCAATACAACGAGACCGCCGGCGAACATTTTACGCCCCGAGAAGTGATCCGCTTGATGGTGCATCTGCTCTTTGCCGAACAGCGGCAACGCCTGGATGCCAAGCTACGCGAGCAGATGCGCATCGAGATTCGGCAATTACAGCACCGTCTGGGCACCACAAGTGTGTATGTCACCCACGACCAGGCCGAAGCCATGAGCATTTCTGACCGCATTGTGATCATGAATCATGGCAGAATTGAGCAGATAGGGCCGCCGCTGGAGATCTATTCAAGGCCGCGCAACCGTTTTGTGGCGGACTTCATCGGCAAAGTGAACTTCCTATCTGCACAGGTCAGCGGCCCTGGACGGGTACGGCTGGCCGGCCAGGAGTTGGCGGTGGACGATTTGCCCGAACTGGCGGTGGGCAGCGACACTGTGTTGACTATTCGCCCGGAAGCAATCGGCCTGTCCAAATCGGATGGACAGCTTGCCGGCGAGATCGTCTGGGCCACATTTCTGGGAGGAATCGTCGAATATAGCATCTCTGTCCAGGCGTTGGGAGAGATCACCGTCCACCAGGAAAACCCGGCCGTGCGCGGCCTGCACGAGATTGGCGAGACCGTCCGTCTGGAGTTCTCTTCTCAGGCGTTGCACGCCTTGCCAGAGGGCTGA
- a CDS encoding hydroxymethylglutaryl-CoA reductase gives MKVPSLILKQLYTTGSLENTADGVRFSLKNRLSDSTITSLREISFDGNPVPRELITLVLDSGETLTPDEIEASPIDFPLRRTVDLICRIEPLDEGKHRIEVAFEASPFGELNLKVDGSVARHIERQVSIPRDNVDDFSASIIAERQRFVEEFTGQQLEHVTHYSFDPEIARGNIENFTGVAQVPIGFAGPITICGEHAQGEFIIPMAASEGTLVASYNRGMKIINLCGGVKVSVVADAMQRAPVFVFDDARLARDFVAWVAENEGKIREEAEATSSIARLSNIDPYLAGKFAFLRFNFTTGDGAGQNMVGRATFAGCSWIVDHYDGIRHFYLESNLATDKKASQVNIMHTRGKRVIAEAVIKRDVLVQHMRVEPDSLFYHYNVANIGAILSGANNNGLHSANGITAMFIATGQDVANVAESSAGILYTEITPEDDLYISLTVPSLIVATYGGGTGLATQRECLELLGCYGTGKVFKFAEIVTAVALAGEISLASAISSLDWVSSHERYGRNR, from the coding sequence ATCAAGGTTCCCAGTCTTATTCTCAAGCAGCTCTATACAACTGGCAGCCTGGAGAACACCGCCGACGGGGTTCGTTTCTCCCTGAAGAATCGCCTCAGCGACAGCACCATAACGTCGCTCAGGGAGATAAGCTTCGACGGGAATCCTGTGCCCCGAGAGCTCATTACCCTGGTGCTAGACTCTGGAGAAACACTGACGCCGGATGAAATCGAGGCCAGTCCCATCGATTTTCCACTGAGGCGCACGGTGGATCTGATCTGCCGGATCGAGCCTTTGGACGAAGGCAAACATAGGATCGAAGTAGCCTTCGAGGCGTCCCCGTTTGGTGAGCTGAACCTGAAGGTCGATGGCTCTGTTGCCCGTCACATTGAACGGCAGGTGAGCATTCCCCGCGACAATGTGGACGATTTTTCCGCTTCGATCATCGCCGAGCGTCAGCGGTTCGTCGAGGAATTCACCGGTCAGCAGCTCGAACACGTCACTCACTACTCCTTTGACCCGGAAATCGCCCGGGGCAATATCGAAAACTTCACCGGTGTGGCCCAGGTCCCCATCGGTTTCGCAGGACCGATTACCATATGTGGTGAGCATGCCCAGGGAGAGTTCATCATTCCCATGGCGGCCAGCGAGGGCACTCTGGTCGCTTCGTACAACCGGGGCATGAAGATTATCAACCTCTGTGGGGGGGTCAAAGTCAGTGTTGTGGCTGACGCCATGCAGCGCGCGCCGGTGTTTGTATTCGACGATGCCCGCCTGGCGCGGGATTTCGTCGCCTGGGTAGCAGAGAATGAGGGGAAGATACGGGAAGAGGCGGAGGCTACCTCAAGCATCGCCAGGCTGTCCAATATCGACCCCTATCTGGCAGGAAAGTTCGCCTTTCTGCGCTTTAACTTCACCACAGGCGACGGGGCCGGACAGAATATGGTGGGAAGAGCTACTTTCGCCGGCTGCAGCTGGATTGTCGATCACTACGACGGTATCCGGCACTTCTATCTGGAATCCAATCTGGCAACCGACAAAAAAGCTTCCCAGGTCAACATCATGCACACCCGGGGTAAGCGGGTTATTGCAGAGGCCGTGATCAAACGTGATGTGCTGGTGCAGCACATGAGGGTGGAACCTGACAGCCTCTTTTACCACTACAACGTGGCCAATATCGGCGCCATCCTGTCGGGCGCCAACAACAATGGCTTGCATTCGGCCAACGGGATCACGGCAATGTTCATCGCTACCGGTCAGGATGTGGCCAACGTAGCGGAGTCATCAGCCGGCATCCTCTACACTGAAATAACACCGGAGGATGATCTTTACATCTCGCTCACGGTGCCATCGTTGATCGTCGCAACCTATGGCGGTGGCACTGGGTTGGCGACGCAGCGCGAGTGCCTCGAGTTATTGGGGTGTTACGGCACGGGCAAGGTGTTTAAATTCGCCGAGATCGTGACTGCAGTGGCATTGGCTGGCGAGATATCCCTGGCTTCGGCGATTTCATCGTTGGATTGGGTTTCCAGCCACGAGCGCTACGGCCGGAATCGCTAG
- a CDS encoding ABC transporter permease → MTQPNLINIMRQVSFTGITAVGAAMVLLIGGIDLSIGSVLAFTGVIAAKVIIEAGMPPLVGLFAGVGAGMLVGLINGLIITRLHIPALITTLGTLTIVRGISFTLTSGLPVFGFPKEPFLGFEKGVQAVGKGYIGGIPVPVIIMITVFILGYIFLYRTYFGRYIYAIGGNAETSRLSGIKVERMQLLVYTLAGLLTGVAGMIVMGRVNSGQPSIGVGFELEVITAVVLGGISIAGGSGSLLGVILGVFIMGVLSNGLIILNVSEYNQMVVRGLVLLLAVGIDQLRISARRT, encoded by the coding sequence ATGACGCAGCCAAACCTGATCAACATTATGCGGCAGGTGTCGTTTACAGGCATCACGGCCGTCGGTGCGGCCATGGTTCTGCTCATTGGCGGTATCGATCTGTCCATCGGTTCGGTGCTTGCATTCACCGGCGTCATTGCTGCAAAGGTGATCATTGAAGCGGGCATGCCGCCGCTGGTAGGCCTCTTCGCCGGTGTCGGGGCCGGCATGTTGGTGGGACTGATCAACGGCCTGATCATCACCCGGCTGCACATCCCGGCCTTGATCACCACCCTCGGCACGCTGACGATCGTGCGTGGCATCAGTTTCACGCTGACAAGTGGCTTACCTGTTTTTGGCTTTCCCAAAGAACCGTTCCTGGGATTCGAGAAGGGTGTGCAAGCCGTGGGCAAAGGCTACATCGGCGGCATTCCTGTGCCGGTTATTATCATGATCACCGTGTTTATTCTGGGATATATCTTTCTTTACCGCACCTATTTTGGCCGCTATATTTACGCGATTGGTGGCAATGCCGAGACCTCGCGCCTGTCAGGTATCAAGGTTGAGCGCATGCAGTTGCTGGTTTACACGCTGGCAGGCTTGCTGACAGGCGTGGCGGGGATGATCGTGATGGGACGTGTCAATTCAGGCCAGCCCAGCATCGGCGTCGGTTTCGAGCTGGAAGTGATCACGGCGGTAGTTTTAGGTGGCATCAGCATCGCCGGCGGATCCGGCAGTTTGCTCGGCGTGATCCTGGGGGTGTTCATCATGGGCGTCCTCAGCAATGGCCTTATTATTCTCAATGTTTCGGAATACAACCAGATGGTCGTGCGCGGCCTGGTATTGTTGCTGGCGGTGGGCATCGACCAGCTCAGAATCAGCGCGCGACGCACTTAG
- a CDS encoding L-rhamnose isomerase: MTLATWEQQYEVLANVLMDRGMTVEDVKDKLKQQVIELPSWAVGNSGTRYGVFREDGAARNIWDKIEDCAEIQRVVGICPVMASHVLWDVTDDGRYEPVRRYAAERGLTIGTVHPNTFMGQEFRLGSVCSPDEATRTSTIKHFIDCVRITREMGSKVIGIWLADGTNYPGQDHLRTRKQRLFEGLKALYDAMDEDMTLAVEYKYFEPGFYTSDLMDWGMSFMMCQQLGERAKVLVDVGHHPLSANIEHIVSILLDEGKLGGFHLNDRKYGDDDLMAGTVNPLQLFAIFDQIVDAAQDPATSEAAESVIYMLDQSHNIEPSIEGIIQSVMNAQTAYAKALLVEREKLAAAQQAGDVILANRTLMDAYELDVQPLLKQVRVEMGRHPDPIVSYREGGYAQKINEQRAGAGIGALGG; the protein is encoded by the coding sequence ATGACTTTGGCTACATGGGAGCAACAATATGAGGTCCTCGCCAATGTTCTCATGGACAGAGGTATGACAGTTGAGGATGTGAAAGATAAGTTGAAGCAGCAGGTCATCGAATTACCTTCGTGGGCGGTAGGCAATTCAGGTACGCGCTATGGCGTTTTTCGAGAGGATGGCGCCGCGCGCAACATCTGGGACAAGATCGAAGATTGCGCCGAGATCCAGCGTGTGGTCGGCATCTGCCCGGTCATGGCCAGCCATGTGCTGTGGGATGTGACCGACGATGGCCGTTATGAACCGGTGCGCCGGTACGCGGCGGAACGCGGGCTGACAATCGGTACGGTCCATCCCAACACATTTATGGGCCAGGAATTCCGCCTGGGAAGTGTGTGCAGCCCGGACGAGGCAACCCGCACCTCGACCATCAAACATTTCATCGATTGCGTGCGCATCACCCGCGAAATGGGTTCCAAGGTCATCGGCATCTGGTTAGCTGATGGTACCAATTATCCCGGCCAGGACCACCTTCGCACTCGCAAGCAACGCCTGTTTGAGGGATTGAAAGCTCTGTATGATGCGATGGATGAGGATATGACCCTGGCCGTTGAATACAAATATTTCGAGCCCGGTTTCTACACGAGCGATCTGATGGACTGGGGCATGTCGTTCATGATGTGTCAACAGTTGGGTGAGCGGGCCAAGGTGCTGGTCGATGTGGGCCATCACCCGCTTAGCGCGAACATCGAGCACATCGTCTCCATTCTCCTGGACGAGGGCAAGCTGGGCGGCTTCCATCTCAATGACCGCAAATATGGCGATGATGACCTGATGGCAGGCACCGTCAACCCCCTCCAGCTTTTCGCCATTTTCGACCAGATCGTGGACGCGGCGCAAGACCCGGCAACGAGCGAAGCTGCTGAGAGCGTCATCTACATGCTGGATCAGTCCCACAATATCGAGCCAAGCATCGAGGGCATCATTCAGTCGGTGATGAATGCGCAGACTGCCTACGCAAAGGCTCTGCTGGTCGAGCGCGAAAAGCTGGCAGCGGCGCAACAAGCGGGCGATGTCATCCTGGCCAATCGAACCCTGATGGATGCCTATGAATTGGACGTGCAGCCTCTGCTGAAACAGGTGCGTGTGGAGATGGGTCGCCACCCTGATCCAATTGTCTCATATCGCGAGGGCGGCTACGCACAAAAGATCAATGAGCAGCGCGCCGGCGCCGGTATCGGCGCGCTGGGGGGATAG
- a CDS encoding L-rhamnose mutarotase, producing MKRVGMTWRVHPEHLEPYTDIHLSPWPELLEAIQEVGIHNYSIFVLGNRMFAYMEVDGDIGEALAKLGETDVYKRWAVEVNPWVMPAAVEGGDIQFMEIEQIFFCP from the coding sequence ATGAAACGAGTCGGCATGACATGGCGGGTCCATCCCGAACACCTGGAACCATATACCGACATCCATCTCAGCCCCTGGCCCGAACTATTGGAGGCCATCCAGGAGGTCGGCATCCATAATTACAGCATTTTCGTGCTCGGTAATCGCATGTTCGCTTACATGGAAGTAGATGGCGATATCGGCGAAGCGCTGGCCAAGCTGGGCGAGACCGATGTCTACAAGCGCTGGGCGGTCGAGGTCAATCCCTGGGTGATGCCCGCGGCCGTCGAGGGTGGTGACATTCAGTTCATGGAAATCGAGCAGATTTTCTTTTGCCCCTAA
- a CDS encoding sugar ABC transporter ATP-binding protein — protein MSTDTILELKAITKQYPGTLAVDHVSLTIERGEVHAIVGENGAGKSTLIKMLTGAVSPTSGTIIFEGQTFERLDPRQAIAFGVGAIYQEFNLIPGLSIAANIFLGRERKRGVFISDREAEREAQTLIDEWDVGLDARTLVMDLSIAEQQIVEIIKAISQDVKLLIMDEPTASLTLDEVGILFDLTRQLQERGVTIIYISHRLEEIFELCERVTVLRDGHLVVTRMVAETTEPQLIRYMVGRELGDYPSKEPPSDEVVLAVRNLSDGQVFEQVSFDLHKGEILGMYALIGAGRTDVAMTLFGAKRRQAGEVSVNGQIVDISSPAIAFDNGLGLVPEDRKGQGLVLLMRSSENMTLSTIQSLSNQSFINRNAEAGVVNHYQDKLKMQEHVPREEARNLSGGTQQKVVVAKVLASDAEIILFDEPTRGIDVGAKHEIYELMVQLCGEGSGILMISSEMPELLGMSDRILVMREGRLVGEFPRGEATEEDLLTLAAGQEAVPI, from the coding sequence ATGTCTACGGATACCATCCTCGAGCTCAAAGCAATCACCAAACAATATCCTGGCACCCTGGCGGTCGATCATGTGAGCCTGACCATTGAAAGGGGCGAGGTGCATGCCATTGTCGGCGAGAACGGCGCCGGAAAATCCACCCTGATCAAGATGCTGACAGGGGCTGTCTCGCCCACCTCAGGGACCATCATTTTCGAAGGCCAGACCTTTGAAAGACTCGATCCGCGACAGGCGATTGCCTTCGGCGTCGGCGCCATCTACCAGGAGTTTAATCTGATACCGGGTTTGAGCATTGCCGCCAATATCTTCCTGGGCCGCGAGCGCAAGCGTGGGGTGTTTATCAGCGACCGTGAGGCCGAACGGGAAGCGCAAACGCTCATCGACGAATGGGATGTGGGCCTGGATGCCCGTACTTTGGTCATGGATTTGAGCATCGCCGAACAGCAGATCGTTGAGATCATCAAGGCGATTTCTCAGGATGTGAAACTACTGATCATGGACGAGCCGACGGCATCGCTGACGCTGGACGAGGTCGGAATCCTGTTCGATCTTACGCGCCAGCTTCAGGAAAGGGGCGTTACGATCATCTACATTTCCCATCGCCTGGAGGAGATTTTTGAGCTTTGCGAGCGAGTGACCGTGCTACGCGACGGCCATCTGGTTGTTACACGCATGGTGGCGGAGACAACCGAACCACAGTTGATCCGGTATATGGTGGGGCGTGAGCTGGGCGACTATCCGAGCAAGGAGCCGCCCTCTGATGAGGTAGTGCTCGCCGTCAGAAATCTCTCGGACGGTCAGGTCTTCGAGCAGGTCTCTTTCGACTTGCACAAGGGCGAAATCCTTGGCATGTATGCGCTGATCGGCGCGGGCCGTACCGATGTAGCCATGACGCTGTTTGGCGCAAAGCGTCGCCAGGCGGGCGAGGTAAGCGTGAACGGTCAGATCGTTGATATTTCCAGCCCCGCCATAGCATTCGACAATGGGCTTGGCCTCGTGCCTGAGGATCGCAAAGGGCAAGGGCTGGTACTTCTGATGCGCTCCAGTGAAAACATGACGCTGAGCACGATCCAATCCTTGTCGAACCAGAGCTTCATCAATCGCAATGCCGAGGCAGGCGTAGTCAATCATTACCAAGACAAACTCAAGATGCAGGAGCATGTGCCCCGAGAAGAAGCTCGAAATCTCAGCGGCGGCACCCAGCAAAAAGTCGTCGTAGCCAAGGTGTTGGCAAGCGATGCTGAGATCATTCTCTTTGACGAGCCCACGCGTGGCATCGACGTCGGGGCCAAACACGAGATCTACGAATTGATGGTTCAACTCTGCGGCGAAGGGAGCGGCATCCTCATGATCTCTTCGGAGATGCCGGAGTTGCTGGGCATGTCCGATCGCATTTTGGTCATGCGGGAGGGCAGATTGGTGGGTGAATTCCCCCGCGGCGAAGCAACCGAAGAGGATCTTCTAACTCTTGCCGCGGGCCAGGAAGCGGTTCCTATCTAG
- a CDS encoding phage holin family protein, whose product MRNFSLRHHFNWRVMLVRILINTLTLTLIVLIVPKIHLGPEAHPIWTLLALGLVLGVLNAVVKPIIQFFTLPFLFVTYGLVVILINTIVLWILAYLVPSHFVIDGFIWSFVAGALMGITTSFLESFFGLTVPIVLDESGELRADLDQPKPSVDRILDRAESALFYEGKADAAQGKDGS is encoded by the coding sequence ATGAGAAACTTCTCTTTGAGACATCACTTCAACTGGCGGGTCATGCTAGTTCGCATTCTCATCAACACGTTGACCCTTACGTTGATCGTTCTTATCGTTCCGAAGATTCATCTGGGGCCCGAGGCTCACCCCATCTGGACACTTCTTGCTTTGGGCCTCGTGCTGGGGGTCCTCAATGCTGTGGTGAAGCCCATCATTCAGTTCTTCACCCTTCCCTTCCTCTTCGTAACTTATGGTCTGGTCGTCATCTTGATCAACACCATTGTCTTGTGGATTCTTGCCTATTTAGTCCCCAGCCATTTCGTTATCGATGGCTTCATTTGGTCCTTCGTTGCAGGTGCACTCATGGGAATCACTACCAGCTTTTTGGAATCCTTTTTTGGTCTCACCGTACCAATCGTTCTCGATGAATCTGGAGAACTACGGGCTGATCTGGACCAGCCAAAACCGAGCGTAGACAGGATCCTGGATCGGGCCGAAAGCGCACTGTTCTATGAGGGGAAGGCTGATGCTGCGCAGGGAAAGGATGGATCATGA
- a CDS encoding creatininase family protein, which translates to MRYETLLPCEFDAILETAPVAYLPWGALEWHGYHMALGNDGLKAHGILQKVVERTGGVVLPPVWCGFDTLKQPEHGGFPLTLEFRRETVMQLLTEYLEQLADIGFKLIVIVSGHYGPPHIAALVEAANLFTIWQTQYDTRVWIIPEYDLVTDLGYRGDHAAKWETAILMHLHPELVDLSRLDDVTAGETGGILGEDPRQTATPELGAEIVAAIVERLTERVERFLTVGHE; encoded by the coding sequence ATGCGCTACGAAACACTTCTTCCCTGCGAATTCGATGCCATTCTTGAAACAGCGCCGGTCGCCTACCTGCCCTGGGGGGCGCTGGAGTGGCACGGCTATCACATGGCTCTGGGCAATGATGGCCTCAAGGCACACGGCATCCTGCAAAAGGTAGTAGAACGAACCGGCGGCGTGGTCCTGCCACCTGTCTGGTGTGGATTCGATACCCTGAAGCAGCCGGAACATGGCGGCTTTCCACTCACCCTGGAATTTAGGCGGGAGACCGTCATGCAATTGCTGACCGAGTACCTGGAACAACTGGCCGATATCGGTTTCAAGCTGATCGTCATCGTCAGTGGACATTATGGGCCGCCGCATATCGCAGCCCTGGTGGAGGCCGCCAATCTCTTCACTATCTGGCAGACGCAATACGACACGCGGGTGTGGATTATCCCCGAATATGACCTGGTCACCGACCTGGGTTACCGCGGCGACCATGCAGCCAAGTGGGAGACTGCCATCCTCATGCACTTACATCCTGAACTGGTCGATCTCAGCCGCCTGGATGACGTAACCGCGGGCGAGACAGGTGGCATTCTGGGCGAAGACCCACGCCAGACCGCCACGCCCGAGCTGGGCGCGGAAATCGTGGCTGCCATCGTCGAGCGCCTGACAGAACGGGTCGAGCGATTCTTGACAGTCGGCCACGAATGA
- a CDS encoding right-handed parallel beta-helix repeat-containing protein — protein sequence MRYPILLTLFAALALAGCNGVAQPADEFRPPSAETPILQADALPAAGTTHFVSPHGDDGHAGTFEKPWRTLQHASDSVIPGDTVQVRGGRYSENVIIYRSGAIGLAITFTNRPGETVILDGRNQLYAAFELADGQTGSQVSDIVISGFTIQNYTGFGIVAWDVNDRLTLRDLVILDNGDTGIRLSNSDGSVVRNVLLQNNEGGFDCTPVSPGGERAAGCTNLVIADVQAIDNGTAGGTATDAFAVERGADILVERSLAAGGVGDGFDFKSDRTVLRQVVAHDTRNNIKLWGEGSTVENALAYDATADANVVLTAGGSYTLTNVTVANMAGTAYLVVAGDLSGSGPTPLRLTNSIFYNDNPANQGTLFWLSPEVRLAEESNNIFYNPYRTDDVICAGFSPFDGQCFGSDEINGGVWPYSTNSYDDPLFLDPEAKDFHLMEQSPAVDGAAARFSPAVDLDGNSRGEHPDIGAYEFLSP from the coding sequence GTGCGTTACCCTATTTTGCTGACACTGTTCGCAGCCCTGGCGCTGGCCGGCTGTAACGGCGTGGCCCAGCCAGCCGATGAGTTTCGCCCTCCCAGCGCGGAAACCCCTATTTTACAGGCCGATGCACTTCCTGCCGCAGGGACGACGCATTTTGTCAGCCCCCATGGCGACGACGGCCATGCAGGGACCTTCGAAAAGCCCTGGCGGACCCTCCAACATGCAAGTGACAGCGTGATACCAGGCGATACCGTCCAGGTTCGCGGGGGGAGGTACAGTGAAAATGTGATCATTTATCGCTCGGGCGCGATCGGTCTGGCCATCACCTTCACCAATCGACCGGGAGAAACGGTGATTCTGGATGGCCGCAACCAGCTCTATGCCGCCTTCGAGCTGGCCGACGGCCAGACCGGATCCCAGGTTTCTGACATCGTCATCAGCGGCTTCACCATCCAAAACTACACCGGTTTCGGCATTGTGGCCTGGGATGTGAACGACCGGCTGACCCTGCGCGACCTGGTGATTCTGGACAACGGGGATACCGGAATCCGTCTTTCCAACAGCGACGGCTCGGTGGTGCGCAATGTCCTGCTGCAGAACAACGAAGGGGGCTTCGATTGCACGCCAGTTTCCCCGGGTGGTGAGCGCGCCGCCGGATGCACCAATCTGGTGATCGCCGACGTTCAGGCCATCGACAATGGCACAGCGGGCGGCACCGCGACCGACGCCTTCGCCGTCGAAAGGGGCGCCGATATCCTGGTGGAGCGTTCGCTGGCTGCCGGTGGGGTCGGCGACGGTTTTGATTTCAAGTCGGACCGCACGGTTCTGCGCCAGGTCGTGGCCCACGACACTCGCAACAACATTAAATTGTGGGGCGAAGGTTCGACGGTGGAGAATGCCCTGGCCTACGATGCCACTGCCGACGCCAACGTGGTGCTGACCGCCGGAGGCAGCTACACCCTGACCAACGTCACGGTCGCCAATATGGCCGGTACCGCCTATCTGGTGGTGGCAGGGGACCTCAGCGGCAGCGGGCCTACGCCGCTACGTCTGACTAACTCGATATTCTACAACGATAACCCGGCCAATCAGGGAACCTTGTTCTGGCTCAGCCCGGAAGTCAGGCTCGCCGAGGAAAGCAATAATATCTTCTACAATCCCTACCGGACCGACGATGTGATCTGTGCCGGCTTCTCCCCTTTCGATGGCCAATGTTTCGGCAGCGACGAGATCAATGGGGGCGTGTGGCCCTATAGTACCAATAGTTACGACGATCCTCTGTTTCTCGATCCCGAGGCCAAGGATTTCCACCTGATGGAACAAAGCCCGGCCGTCGATGGTGCCGCAGCGAGATTCTCGCCGGCGGTCGACCTGGACGGCAATTCGCGGGGGGAGCACCCCGATATTGGTGCTTACGAATTTCTTTCTCCGTAA
- a CDS encoding rhamnulokinase family protein produces the protein MGKYIAIDIGAESGRVIIGTLADGKISLEEVCRFANGPVQVMGHLRWDALHLFSEIKRGLAAIAQKHGDEFISMGIDTWAIDYGLLDADGELLGNPFAYRDVRTEGMMEYAFKRISQRDIFEQSGGIQFLSVNTLYQLAAMVAANSPQLSIAHDFLLMPDLLHYWLTGVKACEYTNATTTQFYNSLIGDWSDTILEALGIPRHLFPQVIQPGTVLGPILPEVAEEVGLTLLSVVAPATHDTASAVVAVPAENDDFVWLSSGTWSLLGGINDRAIVTEETLEYNISSYGGAGGMVLPWKNIMGLWLVQECRRLWAKQGDDYSYEQLTRMAGEARPFVAIIDPDHPSFLAPADMPGAIRAFCRDAGQPMPETSGEIVRTALESLALRYRWVVEKLEILLARKSETLHVVGGGSQNQLLNQFAADATRLPVVAGPVEATALGNVAVQAMTTGELASLDEIRRVIRNSCDVAVFTPGDSRPWDEAYERFLRLVG, from the coding sequence ATGGGCAAATATATCGCCATCGACATCGGCGCCGAAAGCGGCAGGGTGATAATCGGAACCCTCGCAGATGGAAAAATCAGCCTGGAAGAGGTGTGTCGGTTTGCCAACGGCCCGGTGCAGGTCATGGGCCATCTGCGCTGGGATGCATTGCATCTGTTCAGTGAAATCAAGCGAGGATTAGCAGCAATCGCCCAAAAGCACGGCGACGAGTTTATTTCGATGGGCATTGATACTTGGGCTATCGACTACGGCTTGCTCGACGCCGATGGCGAGTTACTGGGCAATCCCTTCGCCTATCGCGATGTCCGCACTGAAGGGATGATGGAATATGCATTCAAACGTATCTCGCAACGTGATATTTTCGAGCAATCCGGGGGCATTCAGTTCCTAAGCGTAAACACGCTCTACCAATTGGCGGCGATGGTTGCTGCCAATTCGCCACAACTGAGCATCGCCCATGATTTTCTCCTGATGCCCGATCTGCTGCACTACTGGCTGACAGGGGTTAAGGCCTGTGAGTACACCAACGCCACGACCACCCAGTTCTATAATTCACTGATCGGCGATTGGTCAGACACCATTCTTGAGGCCCTGGGTATTCCCAGGCACCTCTTCCCGCAGGTCATTCAGCCCGGAACCGTTCTCGGCCCGATTTTGCCTGAAGTAGCCGAGGAGGTCGGACTCACTCTGCTTAGCGTCGTCGCGCCCGCCACCCACGATACTGCCTCTGCCGTGGTCGCTGTGCCTGCAGAGAATGATGATTTCGTATGGCTCAGTTCGGGGACCTGGTCCTTACTAGGCGGCATCAACGACAGAGCCATCGTCACCGAAGAGACCCTGGAATACAACATCAGTAGCTATGGCGGGGCAGGCGGCATGGTGCTGCCCTGGAAAAACATCATGGGCCTGTGGCTTGTGCAAGAGTGCCGGCGTCTCTGGGCAAAACAAGGCGACGATTATTCGTACGAGCAACTCACCCGGATGGCCGGGGAAGCGCGTCCCTTTGTCGCCATCATCGACCCCGACCATCCATCTTTCCTCGCCCCCGCTGATATGCCCGGGGCGATCCGGGCATTCTGCCGTGATGCTGGCCAACCGATGCCTGAGACCAGCGGCGAGATCGTGCGTACGGCGCTGGAAAGCCTGGCTCTCAGATATCGTTGGGTGGTAGAGAAGTTGGAGATTCTCCTTGCTCGAAAATCAGAAACCTTGCACGTAGTCGGGGGAGGATCACAGAATCAACTGCTCAACCAGTTTGCCGCGGACGCCACCCGCTTGCCGGTGGTCGCCGGTCCGGTGGAGGCCACAGCCCTGGGAAATGTAGCTGTGCAAGCGATGACAACCGGCGAATTAGCATCGTTGGATGAAATTCGACGAGTGATACGCAACTCCTGTGATGTCGCTGTTTTCACGCCAGGAGATAGCAGGCCCTGGGATGAGGCGTATGAACGGTTTTTGCGCCTGGTTGGGTAG